Proteins encoded in a region of the Flavobacterium sp. MDT1-60 genome:
- a CDS encoding TonB-dependent receptor translates to MKLKIYLFLFFISLKSFSQTEKSKTAQDSIKKEDLHEVVITASRRSENIMSSPISIEQLKSAEAKKMGSPSIYEALENVKGVQIITPSLGFKVINTRGFANSTNVRFAQLVDGIDNQAPHLGAPIANALGANDLDIDKIEIIPGTAAALYGMNAINGLANIQTKNPFEYQGISIQQLTGINHVGNIDRFSPKVYSQFNLRFAKTFNEKIAFKINASSTGGTDWVADDRTDLAPNANASTNLFGTDNPAYDEVNGYGNESANRKTLNLNGKNYVVARTGYRETDISDYEIKNYKADLGFYFRPKKGNELSATYKTALINTIYQRSNRFRLNNYTLNQFTVDYHTPIFQVKAYATTENTGDSYNMRSLAENMDRAFKSDDKWFADYSTAYKNAITGGATVADAHRMSRTSSDQGRFIPRTEIYENKKNELIDINNWDIGAALRVKSTLVHGEGLINWDKAFASFFEKIDAKLLSGFDYRNYIIVPDGNYFINPVSSSENLTYQKMGGFTQLTKNLFQEKLILGATLRVDKADYFDAKFTPQFTVVYSPKETISFRTSYQTGYRFPGIFEGFSNVNSGGVKRVGGLRIMSDGIFENSYTKTSIDKFQAQVNSDVNTNGLTQAQALEKNKNTIQKNPYTYLEPEFVKSFEFGFRGMALNKNLFIDVDFYYNSYKNFIAQVEASIPNTTDPNLIPTALYSKNTQNRYRLWTNSKSKIYNYGGSLGLRYRFNQTFTGLTNVTYTKLDRTDDKDGLEDGFNTPEFNVNGTLLANNIWQNLGASVTARYQNNFDYVSFLVSGTVPAYWTMDAQVNYNFKKGISAKLGGTNVLNKTYTSMLGGPSIGGLYYLSLVWETK, encoded by the coding sequence ATGAAATTAAAAATATATCTATTTCTATTTTTTATAAGCCTGAAAAGTTTTTCTCAAACAGAAAAATCAAAAACCGCTCAGGATAGCATCAAAAAAGAAGATTTACACGAAGTTGTCATTACCGCTTCCCGTCGTTCTGAAAATATCATGAGTTCTCCTATAAGTATCGAGCAATTGAAATCGGCGGAAGCCAAAAAAATGGGATCGCCAAGCATTTATGAAGCACTCGAAAATGTAAAAGGAGTTCAGATTATTACACCGAGTTTGGGCTTTAAAGTCATCAATACGAGAGGTTTTGCCAATTCAACGAACGTTAGATTTGCCCAATTGGTTGACGGAATCGATAATCAGGCACCACATTTGGGGGCGCCAATTGCAAATGCTTTAGGAGCAAACGACCTTGATATTGATAAAATCGAAATTATTCCGGGAACGGCAGCAGCTTTGTATGGCATGAATGCAATTAATGGTCTCGCGAATATTCAGACTAAAAATCCATTTGAATATCAAGGCATCAGCATTCAGCAATTAACTGGTATAAATCATGTTGGCAATATTGATCGGTTTTCACCGAAAGTATATTCGCAATTTAATTTGAGATTTGCCAAAACATTTAATGAAAAAATTGCCTTCAAAATAAATGCTTCGTCGACAGGCGGAACAGATTGGGTTGCTGACGATCGAACAGATTTGGCTCCAAACGCCAATGCTTCAACCAATTTATTTGGCACTGATAATCCGGCTTACGATGAAGTAAACGGTTACGGAAATGAATCAGCAAATAGAAAAACATTAAATTTAAACGGTAAAAATTATGTAGTTGCCAGAACGGGATATCGTGAAACTGATATTTCAGATTATGAAATCAAAAATTATAAAGCAGATCTTGGATTTTATTTTCGTCCTAAAAAAGGAAATGAACTTTCGGCAACTTACAAAACCGCTTTAATTAATACGATTTATCAACGTTCAAACCGATTTCGATTAAACAATTATACTTTAAATCAATTTACTGTTGATTACCATACACCTATTTTTCAGGTAAAAGCGTATGCCACAACCGAAAATACAGGAGACTCTTATAATATGCGTTCATTGGCCGAAAACATGGATCGCGCTTTTAAATCGGACGATAAATGGTTTGCCGATTATTCAACAGCTTATAAAAATGCGATTACCGGAGGCGCAACAGTTGCTGATGCACACAGAATGTCCAGAACTTCATCTGATCAGGGAAGATTTATCCCGAGAACGGAAATTTATGAAAACAAAAAAAACGAATTAATCGACATCAACAATTGGGATATTGGTGCAGCACTTCGCGTAAAATCAACTTTGGTTCATGGCGAAGGTTTGATTAATTGGGATAAAGCTTTTGCTTCTTTCTTCGAAAAAATAGACGCTAAATTATTAAGTGGTTTCGATTATAGAAATTACATAATTGTTCCTGACGGAAATTATTTTATTAATCCGGTAAGCAGTTCTGAAAACCTGACGTATCAAAAAATGGGCGGATTTACACAATTGACTAAAAATTTATTTCAGGAGAAATTAATTTTAGGCGCGACTTTAAGAGTTGACAAAGCCGATTATTTTGATGCTAAATTTACGCCTCAATTTACGGTAGTTTATTCTCCAAAAGAAACCATCAGTTTTAGAACATCATATCAAACCGGGTATCGTTTCCCTGGTATTTTTGAAGGATTTTCGAATGTAAATTCAGGAGGCGTAAAACGTGTTGGCGGTTTAAGAATTATGTCCGACGGAATCTTTGAGAATTCATACACCAAAACTTCAATAGATAAATTTCAGGCGCAGGTCAACAGCGATGTAAACACAAATGGCTTAACACAGGCGCAGGCCCTTGAAAAGAATAAAAATACGATTCAGAAAAATCCATATACTTATTTAGAGCCTGAATTTGTAAAATCTTTTGAGTTTGGTTTTAGAGGGATGGCTTTAAACAAAAATCTCTTTATTGATGTCGATTTTTATTACAACTCCTATAAAAATTTCATCGCTCAGGTTGAAGCCAGTATTCCGAATACAACCGATCCTAATTTAATTCCGACTGCTTTATATTCTAAAAACACGCAGAATCGTTATCGTTTATGGACAAATTCGAAAAGTAAAATTTACAATTATGGAGGTAGTTTAGGTTTAAGATATCGTTTCAATCAGACTTTTACAGGTTTGACAAACGTCACGTATACTAAACTTGACAGAACAGATGACAAAGATGGATTGGAAGATGGTTTCAATACACCCGAATTTAATGTGAACGGAACTTTACTTGCCAATAATATCTGGCAAAATCTTGGCGCAAGTGTAACCGCGCGCTATCAAAACAATTTCGATTATGTTTCTTTTTTAGTAAGCGGAACGGTTCCGGCATATTGGACCATGGATGCACAGGTAAATTACAATTTCAAAAAGGGAATTTCGGCAAAATTGGGAGGAACTAATGTTTTAAATAAAACCTATACTTCAATGCTAGGTGGCCCGTCAATTGGGGGATTGTATTATTTATCATTGGTTTGGGAAACGAAATGA
- a CDS encoding winged helix-turn-helix domain-containing protein, with protein sequence MADSKKYKVEVRVWIEETEGAFLGIGKIWLLENIRKTGSITNAAKEMKMAYRQAWQLVEEMNQRAESPLVEKLLGGKGGGGAKLTEAGEKAIAVFYEIEKRIKDFALKETQNLKF encoded by the coding sequence ATGGCTGACAGCAAAAAATACAAAGTTGAAGTTCGGGTTTGGATTGAAGAAACTGAAGGCGCCTTTTTAGGAATTGGAAAAATCTGGCTGCTTGAAAATATTCGAAAAACGGGTTCTATTACCAATGCAGCAAAAGAAATGAAAATGGCATATCGTCAGGCCTGGCAATTAGTAGAAGAAATGAACCAGCGTGCCGAAAGTCCTTTGGTGGAAAAATTGCTTGGGGGAAAAGGCGGGGGCGGTGCAAAACTGACTGAAGCGGGAGAAAAAGCAATTGCTGTTTTTTATGAAATCGAAAAACGCATTAAAGATTTTGCTTTAAAAGAAACCCAAAATCTAAAATTTTAA